DNA from Arthrobacter sp. StoSoilB19:
AGGCCTCCAGGTCCCCAAGACCATGGAGGAACTGGAAGCGGCGGCCAAGGCCATCAAGGCGTCCTCCCCTGACACCGCAGGCTTCGTGGCCCGCACCGGCAAGTCCGCCGCGGTGACCCAGTTCTCCAGCTTCCTGTACAGCTTTGGCGGCGACTTCATGGACTCCAGCGGCAAGGCCACTGTCAACACCGACGCCGCCAAGAAGGCCTACGCCTACTACGGCGGCCTGATCCGCAACTACGGTCCCGCCAACGTCAGCACGGACATGAGCTGGCCGGAGGCGATGGCCATCTTCACCCAGGGCGGTGCCGCCTTCTACACGGAGGCAGATTCGCTCTACAAGAACGCCACCGACCCCGCCAAGTCCAAGGTTGCGGACAAGGTTGGATTCGCTGCGCTGCCTGCCGGTCCCGCCGGTTCCAAGCCGTACAACATCCCCTCCTGGGCGCTGGGCGTGAACCAGAACTCCAGCAACCAGGACAACGCCTGGAAGTTCATCCAGTGGGCAACCAGCAAGGAACGCACCCTGGCAGCCCAGAAGGCCGGCGTCCCGGGCCCGCGCACCTCCGTCTGGTCCAACCCTGACGGAACCTCCACCTACCCGAAGGACCTTGCCGACGCGATCTCCGCCAGCGCCAAGAACGGCGTGGGCCACGACCGGCCCGAGGTTGTCACCGTAGGCAAGGCACGCGAAATCGTGGGCGCCCCGATTGTCGCCACCATCACCGGCGGGGACGCCGCCGCAGCGGCAAACGACGCCCAGACTGCTTTCCAGACCTTCCTGGACAGCGAAAAGAAGTAGGACACCGGGCGCCTATCGCGCACCAACATCCCGCCGGGACGGCCCATGGCCGTCCCGGCGCGGCCCACTTCACCCCCAAACTCCTTAGGTGAACCATGTCTGTATTGAACCCTCCCCGCAGCGCCCGCACCCGCCGGCCCGGTGGCCCCGCCGGTGCCGGGGGGAACTTTTCCGCCTGGGCCAACCGGCACCGAAAGTGGCTCTTCGCGGCACCGGCAATGATCTTCGTCGGCGTCCTGATCATCTTTCCGCTGGCCTGGACCGTGTACCTCAGCCTCACCGACTCCCAGGGATCCGTGCGGGCCGCAACGGAGTTCATCGGGCTGCAGAACTACATCACGGTCCTCAGCGATACCGAGCGTTTCTGGCCCGCCGTGGGCCGCACCCTTTCCTTCACCGGCGTCGCCCTGGCCTTCGAAGTGGTGCTGGGCATGGGCGTGGCGCTGCTTCTGTGGCGGCCCTTCCGGGGTGAAAAGTGGGTCCGGGTGGCCATCCTGCTGCCGCTCGTGGCCACGCCCGTAGCGGTGGGCATGATGTGGCGGCTGATCTTCGATCCCAACATCGGCTTCGTCAACCAGCTCCTGGGCATGGTGGGCATTCCGCCCCAGCCGTGGCTGTCCGGCCAGGACACCGCCCTGGGCACCACCATCTTCATGGACGTGTGGCAGTGGACCCCCATGGTGGTCCTGATCCTGCTGGCCGGGCTGACCTCGCTGTCCGACGAACCGGACGAGGCCGCCCGCGTGGACGGCGCCAACGCCTTCCAGCGGTTCTTCTACATCACGCTGCCCCTCATGATGCCCACCGTGATCGTGGCCATCCTGCTGCGCGGCATCGATGCGCTGAAGACCTTCGACATCCTTTACGCCACCAAGGGCAAGGGCGGCGGCTCGTTCCACGAAGTGGAGACGCTGAACGTCTACGCCTACGGACTCAGCTTCGACTACAACCAGTACGGGCTTTCCTCGGCGGTGCTGATCCTGTTCTTCATGATCATCATCGGCTCCATGTGGCTGCTCACCATGCGCAAGAAAGCGGTAAGCAAATGACCGTCATGACAGATTCCGCCGCCACCGCCGCGGACCGCCGGCCCCCGCGCCGCCGCAAGCCCCTGGCCACGCGCGCCTACAAGGTGTTCCGGGTCGTCGCCCTCATCCTTGTGGTGCTGTTCCTGCTTGCGCCGCTCTTCTGGATGCTGCTGGCATCGCTGAAGACCAACGTGGATATCTACGACACCGGCAAGGCGTTCCTGTTCTCGCCCACCATCGAGAACTACGCCAACGTGCTGCAGCGCAACAACTACTTCGTGTTCATCTTCAACAGCTTCTGGGTTGCCTTCGTCTCCACCGCGCTGTCAATCGTCCTCGGCGTCCCGGCTGCCTACGCCATGAGCCGGTTCACCATGCACCGCTCGGCGCTGGTGGTCCTGATGGCCCGGGTCATTCCCGGCGTCTCACTCCTGGTGCCTTGGTACTACGTCTTCTCCAACCTGCGGATGGTGGGGAAGTTCGAGGTGCTGATCCTCAGCCACATGTTCGTGGCCCTCCCGCTGATCGTGTACATCATGATGAGCTACTTCGACTCGCTGCCCCTGGAGCTGGAGGAATCAGCCGAAGTGGACGGGCTTACGCCGATCGGTGCGTTCCGGCTGATCACGCTTCCGCTGGCGGTGTCCGGCATCGCCACAGCCGGCATCCTGTCCTTTATCTTCTCCTGGAACAACTTCATGTTCGCGCTGGTGCTCTCCGGCTCCAAGACCAAGACCCTGCCGGTGGCGATCTTCGACTTCGTCTCCTACGCCAGCATCGACTGGGGCGGGCTGATGGCCGCGGCGACTGTTGTCACCATCCCCATCATGATCATTGCGCTCTTCACGCAGAAGTACATCGTCTCCGGCCTGACCGCCGGCGCCACCAAGGGTTAGGACCGCGGCGTGACCGTCATCAGCCGGATCGAAACATTCCTTGTTCCACCCCGCTGGCTCTTTGTCCGGGTCGAGACCGAAAGCGGCATCGTGGGGTGGGGCGAGGCCACCTGCGAGGGACGCAGCGAGACGGTGCGCGCCGCCGTCGGGCAACTCTCGGAGCTGCTCATCGGACGGGACGCCCTCCGGATCGAAGACCACTGGCAGGTGATGACCAAGGGGTCCTTCTACCGGGGCGGACCCATCCTTGCCAGTGCCGTCTCCGGCCTGGACCAGGCGCTGTGGGACATCGCGGGCAAGCACTTCAACACTCCGGTGCACCAGCTGCTGGGCGGCCACGTCCGCGACCGCATCCGGATGTACGGCTGGGTGGGCGGCGACGAGCCGAACGAGGTGGCGGACCAGATCAGCGCCCAGCTGGACGTGGGCCTCACTGCCGTCAAAATGAACGCCAGCGGACGGATGAGCCCGGTGGCGTCGGTGGCAGAGATCGACGGCGTCATCCGCCGTGTTGCCGCGGCCCGGCAGGTCCTGGGCGACCACCGGGACGTCGCCGTTGACTTCCACGGCCGGTTCAGCCTGGCCAACGCCAGGCGGGTGGCCCCCTTGCTGGAACCCTTCCGGCCCTTCTTCCTCGAAGAGCCCGTGGTGCCGGAAAACACCCACCTGCTCCGGGAATTCACCGCGTCCACCACCACCCCGGTGTCCACGGGGGAGCGGCTGTACAGCCGGCAGGAGTTCCTGCCGGCGCTGCAGGCGGGCATCGCGGTGGCCCAGCCGGACCTCTCCCATGCCGGCGGCATCACCGAGGTCCGGAAGATCGCGGCCCTGGCCGAGGTCTACGAAGTCCAGCTGGCACCGCACTGCCCGCTGGGACCGCTGGCGCTGGCCGCCTGCCTCCAGGTGGGCTTCGCCACGCCCAACTTCCTCATCCAGGAACAAAGCATCGGCATCCACTACAACCAGGGCGCCGAAGTCCTGGACTACGTGGTGGACAAGACGCCGTTCAAGTTCGTAAACGGCCACATCGAGCGTCTCACCGGGCCCGGACTGGGCGTCGAAATCGACGAGGCCGTGGTGCGGGCAGCGGACAAGCGCGGCCATGCCTGGCGCGGACCTGTGTGGCGCCACCCCGACGGATCCTTCGCAGAATGGTGAATCCCATGACATCCCAAAATCCAGCCGTCACCTCCGCCGGCCTGCTGGCCGGCATCCGGCAGTCGCGGCTTGTCGGCATTGTCCGCGGGAACGACGGCGGTGCTGCCGCCAAGGCGGCGCTGGCCGCCATGGAGGTAGGCTTCCGGTACGTGGAGATCGCCCTCACCACGCCCAACGCGCTGGAGGCAATCCGCGAGGTCCGCGCGGCTGCGCCGGCCGGCTGCCTGGTGGGCGCCGGCACCGTCCTGAGCGAGGCCGACGTCGAACACGTCACCGCTGCCGGCGGCCAGTTCATCGTCACCCCCTCCCTTGCCCCCTCCATCAGCGAGGCGGCCAGTGCCGGCATCCCGGTCCTGGCCGGCGCGCTGACCCCCACCGAGGCCTATGAGGCGATGGAACGCGGTGCCACCGCCATCAAGCTTTTCCCGGCATCGATCGGCGGGCCCGGCTACCTGAAGGCAGTCCGCGATCCCTTCCCGGACATCCCCTTCATCGCCGTGGGCGGCGTGGGCCTCGGCGAGGCGGCCGGGTACTGGGAAGCCGGGGCGATCGCCGTCGGCCTGGGCGGTCCGCTGTTCGGCAGCGCAGCCTCCGGCGGCGACCTCACGGAAATGCGGGAACGTGCCCGCAGCTTCGTGGCCCTTGCGGCCGAATTTGCTGCCCGTGCCGGAACCGGGACCCCTTCATGAGCGTTTGCCTGCTGACCTTCGGCGAGTCCATGGTCTCACTCCGCGCCGGCGGCCCCCTGGCGAACGGCGGCACCCTGAACATGCAGGTGGCGGGGGCAGAATCGAACGTTGCCATCGGCGTCGCACGGCTTGGCCACAGCGCTGCCTGGGCCGGGGCAGTGGGCGCGGACCCGCACGGCGAGTTCATCGTGAAGCAACTGCGCGGCGAAGGCGTCCAGCTGAACCACACCGTGCATGCGGACCGGAGCACCGGGGTGATGTTCCTGGAGCAGCGCACCGCCGACCTCAGCCGGGCTTTCTACTACCGCGCCGGATCGGCGGGAGCCACCATCTCCCGCGGCCAGGTTGCTGCGGCCCTGGATGGCGGAACACGGATCCTCCACCTGACCGGCATCACCCCGGCACTCAGTCCAGAAGCGCGGGACGCGGTGGAGTACGCCGCGGAACGGGCAGCGGCTGAAGGCGTGGTGGTCTCCCTGGACGTGAACTACCGGAGCAAGCTTTGGTCCCGGGACCAGGCGGGAGCCGTGCTCGGCCCCCTGGCCCGGCACGCCACCATCGTCATAGCGTCCGACGACGAACTCGACCTCGTTGCCGTCCCGCGGGATGGGAGCGGGGAGGCCACGTCCCCGGCCGATGAGGCCCGTGCGGCCGTGCACCTGTTGGAGCTGGGGGTCAGCGAGGTGGTGGTGAAGCGCGGCGCCGCGGGGGCCGCGGTCCATACAGCCGACGGCCTTCTTGAAGCTCCGGCCATCCCGGTGACGTGCGTGGACACTGTGGGGGCCGGGGACGCGTTCACCGCCGGTTACCTTTCCGCCCTGCTCGACGGCGAAGACGTCGCCGGCCGACTCAAGCGCGGCATCCTCGCCGGTGCTTTCGCCGTCAGCACCCGCGGTGACTGGGAGGGCCTGCCCCGCCGCGAAGAACTTGCGCTGCTCGACGCAGCCCGGGGCAGCACCCAGCGCTGACACCTTTGTCCCACCCCAACGGGAAATTCCCATCAACCCAAAGCCCCTACCCGAAAGCCAGCTGTGAAGATTATTGCCGCGGAAGTGTTTGTGACCAGCCCCACCCGGAACTTCGTGACCCTCCGGATCACGACTGAGGATGGTGTGACCGGGATTGGTGATGCCACCCTGAACGGCCGCGAGCTGGCTGTGGCCGCCTACCTGAAGGAACATGTGGCGCAGTTGCTCATTGGCAAGGATCCGCACCGGATTGAGGATACGTGGCAGTTCCTGTACCGGAGTGCGTATTGGCGGCGGGGTCCGGTGACGATGGCGGCGATCGCTGCGGTGGATATGGCGTTGTGGGATATCAAGGGCAAGGTGGCCGGGTTGCCGGTGTACCAGTTGCTCGGTGGTGCGTCGCGGAACGGGTTGCGGGCGTATGGGCATGCTTCGGGTGCGGATATTGAGTCGTTGTTTGATTCGGTGCGGGAGCATCTGGAGTTGGGGTACAAGTCGATCCGGATCCAGACGGCGATCCCGGGGATCAAGGCCGTGTATGGGGTGGCGGCGCAGGCGCAGGCGTCGGGGGAGCGGTATGACTATGAGCCGGCCGGGCGGGGTGCGTTCCCGCAGGAGGAGGACTGGGATACCCGGGCGTATCTGCGGCACCTGCCCACGGTCTTCGAGGCGGTGCGGAACGAGTTCGGCCCGGAGATCCCGTTGCTGCATGACGGGCATCACCGGATGACGCCGATCCAGGCGGCGAAGCTGGGCAAGGCGCTGGAGCCGTATGACTTGTTCTGGCTGGAGGACTGCACGCCGGCGGAGAACCAGGAGGGGCTGCGCCTGGTGCGGCAGCACACCACCACGCCGTTGGCGATCGGGGAGATCTTCAATACGGTGTTTGACTTCCAGACGCTGATCAAGGAGCAGTTGATTGATTATGTGCGGGCGGCGTCCACGCATTTCGGTGGGATCAGTCCGTTGAAGAAGGTGATGGATTTCGCGGCGCAGTACCAGATCAAGTCCGGTTTCCACGGTCCGACCGATATTTCCCCGGTGGGCTTCGCGGCGCAGCTGCACGTGGGGTTGGCGATCCATAACTACGGGATCCAGGAGTACATGCAGCACTCGGCCAAGACCAACGAGGTCTTCGAGCAGTCCATGACGTTCGTGGATGGGTACCTGCACCCGGGCGACAAACCGGGCATCGGCGTCGAATTCAACGAAGAAGCCGCCGCGGCCTACCCCTACCAGCAGGCCTACCTGCCCTACAACCGCCTCGTCGACGGCACCGTCCACGACTGGTAAGACCGCCACGACTGGTAAGGACCGCCACGACGCGTGAGGCTGGCCACGACCTGCAAGCCGCTGCTTGCGGGGGCGCCCTAACCCTTGAGCCGGAAGGCCCGGCTCTCCCCGGCGAGTTCGGGGGCGAGCCGGGCTACCGTCTCCTCCGCGTAGGAGGCAGCCCTCTCCATCAGTGAGTTGTAGAGGGTGACGAAAATCCGGCGCGCCTCGAACAGTGGAAAATCGTGGGGCAACAGGTCCGGAGGCAAGCCCGGGTCCTCCCAGGGGAAAGCGCGCCACGCATCCATCACCTCGGTCCTCAGCCGGAAGGCCTCCTCCCCGCTCAGGCGCTGGGCGTCAAGTGTCTGGGCCTTCCCACGGTAGGCATCGATAAAGGGTGCGTACTGCCCGCGGAGTTCGTCCAGGTCCCAGGCCTCGATCAACGGCCGGCCGCGTAGTTCCTCCTCAGGCGTGCGGAAGATGGCATAGTTGTCCACGCCCAGATGCCGGCAGGAGTCCTCCAGATCCTGCACCGTGTCCCACGCGGAAACCCAGACCGCGCCGTACAGCGGAGCGAAACCAAGCCACTTGAGCCGGCTGCGGAGCAGGTCACGCACCTCCCTGGAACTCTCGGGAACGGTGAAGGCCATGACAGTCCACATTCTGTCCCACCGGCGGTCCTCGGAACCGAAACCACTGACCTGGCCCACACCCACGTCGAGGCGGGCCTGGGCTTCCGGCGTGAAGCGGTAACGGGACGTTCGTCCCGCGCTCGACTGTTCCAGCACCCCGCGTCCGGCCAGGCGGCTCAGCGCCGTAGAGGCGGCCGACGCGCTGACGCCCAGTGCTCCCGCCAGGGCCACGATCAGTCGTGAGGGCAGCCATCCGGTGTACTCCCGCCAATAGTCCGCCATCATCGTCACCACCAGGTGCTGGGAAGCGGATCCCTTCAACGGCCGCGGGAAATTGACCTGCTCGGCGGCAACGCGGTGTGCGGCGGGGTCGCCGGAGTGGACGTGGAGGTTGCTGGTCACGGTCCATCTTCTCAGGAGGAGAGGGAACGGCAAATTGAACCTTGCAGTTTTCTTGACGGCCGTTGCGATAAGCGCATAATATCTATCCAAGTGATCCGGCCCACCCCCCGCGCCGGTAGCTTTTCCCGCCGCAGGAGCGAGTCAGGCCCTGCTTCAAAACTTTCCAGGAGATCCGCAATGACCGCAGGTCCCGGTCCGCTGACGCCGTTGTCACCGGACACCGTTTCCGTCCCCGCCACAGCTTCCAAGGGCAACGCCAACGCCCGCCGTGCCGCTGCCGCAAGCTTCATTGGCAGCACCCTCGAGTACTACGACTTCTTCATCTACGGCTCTGCTTCGGCGTTGATATTCAACAAAATCTTCTTTCCCGGCATCGACCCATCCCTGGGCATGGTCCTTTCCATGGCCACGATCGGCATCGGCTACGTGGTGCGGCCCCTGGCCGCCGGCGTGATTGGCCACTTTGGTGACCGCATAGGCCGCCGCCAGATGCTGGTCCTGACCCTGGTCCTCATGGGAGTCGCCACGTTCCTGATCGGCTGCCTTCCGCCCGTGTCGGTGATCGGCGCCGCCGCCCCGATCCTGCTGGTACTCCTGCGCGCACTGCAGGGGGCTTCGGCCGCCGGCGAGTCCGTGGGTGCCGTGACCATGACCATGGAACACGCCCCTACCCACAGGAGGGCCTTCTACGCCAGCTGGGTCAACACGGGAGCGGTGGCCGGCATCATGCTGGCGTCGCTCGCGTTCCTTGCGGTATCGCTGCTGCCGCAGGACGATTTGCTCGCATGGGGATGGCGCCTGCCGTTCCTTGCCAGCATCCTGGTTGTCGTGGTGGGCCTGTACATCAGGCTCCGCCTCCCGGAATCGGAAGTGTTCGAGGCCGCCAAGGAATCTGCGGGCGCCCAGGAACTGCCCATCAAGGTGGTCCTGCGCGACCATTGGGCCACCATCCTCAAGGTGATCCTGTTCGGTCTCTGGAGCGTCGTTTCCTCGGTGTTCGCGGCCTTCGGTCTTGCCTACGCCGGCAAGCTCGGAGTCCCCGCGGCCGTCATGCTCACCGTCACTATCGTCACCGCGGCCCTGGGCATCGTCGTCCAGCCGTACGCAGGCATCCTGGCCGACCGGATCGGACGTAAACCGGTGTTCATCACCGGCAACATCGTCTGCGCGGCGTCGGTGTTCGCGTTCTTCTGGTCGATCAGCGCCGGCTCCATCCCGCTGATCTTTGCCACGGCCATCCTCTTCATGACCGTCGGCTACGGCATGGTCAACCCGCTTGGCCCATCCATGACCGCGGAAATGTTCGAAACCAGGATCCGCTACACCGGAGCTGCCACTGCCTCCCAGCTGGGGCTCGTCGTCACCGGCTTTGCTCCCGCCATTGCCGCCGCCATCGTCCAGCCCGGCCCTGACGGGTGGCTGCCCGTTGCCTTTTTCACGGCCGCCTGCTGCCTCGTCTCCGCCGTCGTGACCGCCGTGTGGGTCAAGGAGACCTACCGGACCCGGACCGAAGACCTCGGCAAGCAACCCGCCTCCGCGGCCTAGCACCCCCACCCAAACGAAAGGCACCCACGTGCGCTACCTTGTCGTCGTCGACGGCGATGTTGAAGCAACCATGACCGACGGAACCATCCTCCGGTCCACCGTCTACCGGCCGGACGCGCCGGATGAAACCTTCCCGGTGCTGCTCACGCGCACGCCCTACGGGCGGGACCTGGCGGTCAACTCGGCGTACTTCAATCCGCTGACCGTTGCGGCGGCCGGGTACGTGGTGGTGATGCAGGACTGCCGCGGCAGGTTCGGCTCGGACGGCAGGTTTGAGCCTTCGGTCAATGAAGCGTCCGACGGCGCCACAACAGTGGAGTGGGCCGCGCGCCTTCCGTGGTCCAACGGCAGGGTGGGCATGTGGGGCCGGTCCTACTTCGCGGAAACCCAGTGGCGTGCCGCCCGGTACGCTCCGGCCGGGCTCAAGGCCCTGGCGCCGGGGGTCTCGGCGGGCGGCAACGCCAACAACGGTGCGCTGTACAGGGGCGGTGCCCATGAGCTGGGCAGCCGCCTGGCCTGGGGGCACGCCTCGATTTCCCTGAATGAACTGATGCGGGAACATGCTGACGATCCCGAGCGGCGCGCGAAGGAGCTCCAGGAATGGCTTGCCCTGGACACTGGATTTGCCGATGGTTCCTGCTACGGAGTCCTCCCGCTGCGGGACCTGGAACCCAGGCTGGGCACCTTCCTTCGCAACGAGGTCACCCCGTCCGCGGGGGAGGGGCCGGGGAGTGATTTCTGCCGGTTGTGGGATGCCGCTTCCGATGCGGCGGTGCCGCTGCCAACGCTGCACATCGGCGGCTGGTTCGATATCTTCGCCCCGAACACGCTGGACCAGTACCGCCGCCAGGCGGTCCTCAGCAAGACCTTCCCCGGCATTGAACCCCGCCTCATCCTTGGCCCCTGGACACACACCAACCTCACGGGCGGGTACCCGGACATCCACTTCGGCGCAGCCGCGTCCTCCGGCATCGTCGATGGCCGCGGAGATCTGTCGTCCCTCCACACGGCCTGGTTCGACGCCGTCCTCAAGGAGGACGGAGCGGCCATCGCCGCGGTCCCCAAGGTGCTGCTGTATTTCCTGGGCGAGAACCGCTGGCGCGGCTTTGATGAACTGCCGGTTCCCGCCGGGCAGAGGTCGTGGTTCCTTTCCGCCGAGGGGGACCTGCTGGACCAGGCGGGTGTGGACGGAAACGTTGAGTACGCCTACGACCCCCTGGATCCCGTGCCCACTACGGGCGGGGCCACCATGCTCGCCGGCGCCTTTCCCGCGGGTCCGGCGCGGCAGGACGCCGTCGAGGCGCGCACCGACGTCGCCGTCTTCACCACGGAGCCCTTCACCGAAACCACCACCATCTTCGGTGCCGTCACCGCCACCTTGTTTGCATCTTCCAGTGCCGTGGACACGGACTGGGTGGTCCGGCTTTGCAGGGTGTCAGCGGACGGGGTTTCCCTGGGGATTGCCGACGGGATCGTCCGGGCGTCCTGGCGCGACGCGTACGCCGGTACCGGGCTCTTCGAGGAAGGGCATCCGCCGTCTCCCATCGAGCCAGGCCAGGTCTACGAGTACACCATCAGCCTTTGGGAGACGGCTCTGACTCTCGCCCCGGGGGAGCGCCTGCGC
Protein-coding regions in this window:
- a CDS encoding carbohydrate ABC transporter permease; this translates as MTVMTDSAATAADRRPPRRRKPLATRAYKVFRVVALILVVLFLLAPLFWMLLASLKTNVDIYDTGKAFLFSPTIENYANVLQRNNYFVFIFNSFWVAFVSTALSIVLGVPAAYAMSRFTMHRSALVVLMARVIPGVSLLVPWYYVFSNLRMVGKFEVLILSHMFVALPLIVYIMMSYFDSLPLELEESAEVDGLTPIGAFRLITLPLAVSGIATAGILSFIFSWNNFMFALVLSGSKTKTLPVAIFDFVSYASIDWGGLMAAATVVTIPIMIIALFTQKYIVSGLTAGATKG
- a CDS encoding sugar ABC transporter substrate-binding protein is translated as MKRHSIVKYAAIAAAMSLGLTACSGGGGGSDQAKQSGTVRVTLANHVWTEGIKAAIPEFEKSSGLKVELTQLGEDQLSDQYNVKLNAGSDEIDVMMYRPLQEGKAFAKNAYLADLTKNVSSDSGWDWKDYQEGPVKATTVDGKVVGVPIITEREVLYYRKDLLQAAGLQVPKTMEELEAAAKAIKASSPDTAGFVARTGKSAAVTQFSSFLYSFGGDFMDSSGKATVNTDAAKKAYAYYGGLIRNYGPANVSTDMSWPEAMAIFTQGGAAFYTEADSLYKNATDPAKSKVADKVGFAALPAGPAGSKPYNIPSWALGVNQNSSNQDNAWKFIQWATSKERTLAAQKAGVPGPRTSVWSNPDGTSTYPKDLADAISASAKNGVGHDRPEVVTVGKAREIVGAPIVATITGGDAAAAANDAQTAFQTFLDSEKK
- a CDS encoding sugar kinase, translating into MSVCLLTFGESMVSLRAGGPLANGGTLNMQVAGAESNVAIGVARLGHSAAWAGAVGADPHGEFIVKQLRGEGVQLNHTVHADRSTGVMFLEQRTADLSRAFYYRAGSAGATISRGQVAAALDGGTRILHLTGITPALSPEARDAVEYAAERAAAEGVVVSLDVNYRSKLWSRDQAGAVLGPLARHATIVIASDDELDLVAVPRDGSGEATSPADEARAAVHLLELGVSEVVVKRGAAGAAVHTADGLLEAPAIPVTCVDTVGAGDAFTAGYLSALLDGEDVAGRLKRGILAGAFAVSTRGDWEGLPRREELALLDAARGSTQR
- a CDS encoding sugar ABC transporter permease, which produces MSVLNPPRSARTRRPGGPAGAGGNFSAWANRHRKWLFAAPAMIFVGVLIIFPLAWTVYLSLTDSQGSVRAATEFIGLQNYITVLSDTERFWPAVGRTLSFTGVALAFEVVLGMGVALLLWRPFRGEKWVRVAILLPLVATPVAVGMMWRLIFDPNIGFVNQLLGMVGIPPQPWLSGQDTALGTTIFMDVWQWTPMVVLILLAGLTSLSDEPDEAARVDGANAFQRFFYITLPLMMPTVIVAILLRGIDALKTFDILYATKGKGGGSFHEVETLNVYAYGLSFDYNQYGLSSAVLILFFMIIIGSMWLLTMRKKAVSK
- a CDS encoding CocE/NonD family hydrolase, whose protein sequence is MRYLVVVDGDVEATMTDGTILRSTVYRPDAPDETFPVLLTRTPYGRDLAVNSAYFNPLTVAAAGYVVVMQDCRGRFGSDGRFEPSVNEASDGATTVEWAARLPWSNGRVGMWGRSYFAETQWRAARYAPAGLKALAPGVSAGGNANNGALYRGGAHELGSRLAWGHASISLNELMREHADDPERRAKELQEWLALDTGFADGSCYGVLPLRDLEPRLGTFLRNEVTPSAGEGPGSDFCRLWDAASDAAVPLPTLHIGGWFDIFAPNTLDQYRRQAVLSKTFPGIEPRLILGPWTHTNLTGGYPDIHFGAAASSGIVDGRGDLSSLHTAWFDAVLKEDGAAIAAVPKVLLYFLGENRWRGFDELPVPAGQRSWFLSAEGDLLDQAGVDGNVEYAYDPLDPVPTTGGATMLAGAFPAGPARQDAVEARTDVAVFTTEPFTETTTIFGAVTATLFASSSAVDTDWVVRLCRVSADGVSLGIADGIVRASWRDAYAGTGLFEEGHPPSPIEPGQVYEYTISLWETALTLAPGERLRVQVTSSCHPRWDRNLNTGKLAYESGVAVTANQRIHVGASHPSRLTVGLL
- the dgoD gene encoding galactonate dehydratase; this translates as MTVISRIETFLVPPRWLFVRVETESGIVGWGEATCEGRSETVRAAVGQLSELLIGRDALRIEDHWQVMTKGSFYRGGPILASAVSGLDQALWDIAGKHFNTPVHQLLGGHVRDRIRMYGWVGGDEPNEVADQISAQLDVGLTAVKMNASGRMSPVASVAEIDGVIRRVAAARQVLGDHRDVAVDFHGRFSLANARRVAPLLEPFRPFFLEEPVVPENTHLLREFTASTTTPVSTGERLYSRQEFLPALQAGIAVAQPDLSHAGGITEVRKIAALAEVYEVQLAPHCPLGPLALAACLQVGFATPNFLIQEQSIGIHYNQGAEVLDYVVDKTPFKFVNGHIERLTGPGLGVEIDEAVVRAADKRGHAWRGPVWRHPDGSFAEW
- a CDS encoding PaaX family transcriptional regulator C-terminal domain-containing protein → MTSNLHVHSGDPAAHRVAAEQVNFPRPLKGSASQHLVVTMMADYWREYTGWLPSRLIVALAGALGVSASAASTALSRLAGRGVLEQSSAGRTSRYRFTPEAQARLDVGVGQVSGFGSEDRRWDRMWTVMAFTVPESSREVRDLLRSRLKWLGFAPLYGAVWVSAWDTVQDLEDSCRHLGVDNYAIFRTPEEELRGRPLIEAWDLDELRGQYAPFIDAYRGKAQTLDAQRLSGEEAFRLRTEVMDAWRAFPWEDPGLPPDLLPHDFPLFEARRIFVTLYNSLMERAASYAEETVARLAPELAGESRAFRLKG
- a CDS encoding MFS transporter yields the protein MTAGPGPLTPLSPDTVSVPATASKGNANARRAAAASFIGSTLEYYDFFIYGSASALIFNKIFFPGIDPSLGMVLSMATIGIGYVVRPLAAGVIGHFGDRIGRRQMLVLTLVLMGVATFLIGCLPPVSVIGAAAPILLVLLRALQGASAAGESVGAVTMTMEHAPTHRRAFYASWVNTGAVAGIMLASLAFLAVSLLPQDDLLAWGWRLPFLASILVVVVGLYIRLRLPESEVFEAAKESAGAQELPIKVVLRDHWATILKVILFGLWSVVSSVFAAFGLAYAGKLGVPAAVMLTVTIVTAALGIVVQPYAGILADRIGRKPVFITGNIVCAASVFAFFWSISAGSIPLIFATAILFMTVGYGMVNPLGPSMTAEMFETRIRYTGAATASQLGLVVTGFAPAIAAAIVQPGPDGWLPVAFFTAACCLVSAVVTAVWVKETYRTRTEDLGKQPASAA
- the manD gene encoding D-mannonate dehydratase ManD is translated as MKIIAAEVFVTSPTRNFVTLRITTEDGVTGIGDATLNGRELAVAAYLKEHVAQLLIGKDPHRIEDTWQFLYRSAYWRRGPVTMAAIAAVDMALWDIKGKVAGLPVYQLLGGASRNGLRAYGHASGADIESLFDSVREHLELGYKSIRIQTAIPGIKAVYGVAAQAQASGERYDYEPAGRGAFPQEEDWDTRAYLRHLPTVFEAVRNEFGPEIPLLHDGHHRMTPIQAAKLGKALEPYDLFWLEDCTPAENQEGLRLVRQHTTTPLAIGEIFNTVFDFQTLIKEQLIDYVRAASTHFGGISPLKKVMDFAAQYQIKSGFHGPTDISPVGFAAQLHVGLAIHNYGIQEYMQHSAKTNEVFEQSMTFVDGYLHPGDKPGIGVEFNEEAAAAYPYQQAYLPYNRLVDGTVHDW
- a CDS encoding bifunctional 4-hydroxy-2-oxoglutarate aldolase/2-dehydro-3-deoxy-phosphogluconate aldolase, which codes for MTSQNPAVTSAGLLAGIRQSRLVGIVRGNDGGAAAKAALAAMEVGFRYVEIALTTPNALEAIREVRAAAPAGCLVGAGTVLSEADVEHVTAAGGQFIVTPSLAPSISEAASAGIPVLAGALTPTEAYEAMERGATAIKLFPASIGGPGYLKAVRDPFPDIPFIAVGGVGLGEAAGYWEAGAIAVGLGGPLFGSAASGGDLTEMRERARSFVALAAEFAARAGTGTPS